From Dendropsophus ebraccatus isolate aDenEbr1 chromosome 2, aDenEbr1.pat, whole genome shotgun sequence, a single genomic window includes:
- the C2H7orf78 gene encoding putative uncharacterized protein C7orf78 homolog isoform X2: MSISIRHPGDNDSRYFFTRQVKFTAINNLAVERSDNHLTPEAAPLQNIWKKKPPDFSLRLYKSLNLPRRLEETDRKKVREIPKRPELEGIRVTPPPPRLRRSGDPQRFLTRFRPVDPLESSTLYVRNGVYPKEKYKDPHPHDFRQYETDIPDFVTSYSRDPFNLKFKAQGLSSSCELPPIEAKRSRVKVKRFILPKPPDPQWDSQLILPRSPWPPKSASYTRHRRRRGVYTAFMDRVEEKFTASNQDSEERVKSRLKQ; this comes from the exons ATGTCCATCAGTATCAGACACCCGGGGGACAATGACTCTCGATACTTCTTCACCAGACAAGTAAAGTTCACGGCCATTAATAATCTGGCCGTAGAAAGAAGCGACAACCATCTGACCCCAGAGGCGGCTCCGCTGCAGAACATCTGGAAGAAGAAACCTCCGGACTTCAGCCTCAGGTTGTACAAATCTCTGAATTTACCGAGAAGATTGGAGGAAACTGATAGGAAGAAGGTGAGAGAGATTCCCAAGAGACCGGAGCTGGAGGGGATCAgagtcacccctcccccaccaaggCTGAGGAGATCCGGGGATCCCCAGAGGTTCCTGACCAGATTCCGCCCAGTGGATCCCTTGGAATCCAGCACGTTGTATGTTAGAAATGGCGTCTACCCTAAGGAGAAATACAAGGACCCCCATCCTCACGACTTCAGACAG TACGAGACGGACATCCCGGATTTTGTTACAAGTTATTCCCGGGATCCATTCAACCTAAAGTTTAAAGCCCAAGGTCTGAGTTCTT CGTGTGAACTTCCACCTATAGAAGCCAAGAGGAGCAGAGTGAAGGTGAAGCGCTTCATCCTCCCGAAACCTCCAGACCCCCAGTGGGATTCCCAGCTGATTCTCCCCAGGAGCCCCTGGCCGCCCAAGTCTGCCTCTTACACG AGGCATAGAAGACGCCGGGGTGTATACACGGCATTCATGGATCGGGTGGAAGAAAAATTCACTGCCAGTAACCAA
- the C2H7orf78 gene encoding putative uncharacterized protein C7orf78 homolog isoform X1 has translation MKHVTMSISIRHPGDNDSRYFFTRQVKFTAINNLAVERSDNHLTPEAAPLQNIWKKKPPDFSLRLYKSLNLPRRLEETDRKKVREIPKRPELEGIRVTPPPPRLRRSGDPQRFLTRFRPVDPLESSTLYVRNGVYPKEKYKDPHPHDFRQYETDIPDFVTSYSRDPFNLKFKAQGLSSSCELPPIEAKRSRVKVKRFILPKPPDPQWDSQLILPRSPWPPKSASYTRHRRRRGVYTAFMDRVEEKFTASNQDSEERVKSRLKQ, from the exons ATGAAACAC GTCACCATGTCCATCAGTATCAGACACCCGGGGGACAATGACTCTCGATACTTCTTCACCAGACAAGTAAAGTTCACGGCCATTAATAATCTGGCCGTAGAAAGAAGCGACAACCATCTGACCCCAGAGGCGGCTCCGCTGCAGAACATCTGGAAGAAGAAACCTCCGGACTTCAGCCTCAGGTTGTACAAATCTCTGAATTTACCGAGAAGATTGGAGGAAACTGATAGGAAGAAGGTGAGAGAGATTCCCAAGAGACCGGAGCTGGAGGGGATCAgagtcacccctcccccaccaaggCTGAGGAGATCCGGGGATCCCCAGAGGTTCCTGACCAGATTCCGCCCAGTGGATCCCTTGGAATCCAGCACGTTGTATGTTAGAAATGGCGTCTACCCTAAGGAGAAATACAAGGACCCCCATCCTCACGACTTCAGACAG TACGAGACGGACATCCCGGATTTTGTTACAAGTTATTCCCGGGATCCATTCAACCTAAAGTTTAAAGCCCAAGGTCTGAGTTCTT CGTGTGAACTTCCACCTATAGAAGCCAAGAGGAGCAGAGTGAAGGTGAAGCGCTTCATCCTCCCGAAACCTCCAGACCCCCAGTGGGATTCCCAGCTGATTCTCCCCAGGAGCCCCTGGCCGCCCAAGTCTGCCTCTTACACG AGGCATAGAAGACGCCGGGGTGTATACACGGCATTCATGGATCGGGTGGAAGAAAAATTCACTGCCAGTAACCAA